In Hirundo rustica isolate bHirRus1 chromosome 4, bHirRus1.pri.v3, whole genome shotgun sequence, a genomic segment contains:
- the SYCP3 gene encoding synaptonemal complex protein 3 isoform X1 has protein sequence MAPSGRKHGGKAGKPAQEDQTITTYDFEEERKELSGSEEDIREGDTPVIDKHGKKRPLVTTHAPDDVGGEVQNMLERFGADINKALLAKRKRLEMYTKASLKTSNQKIEHVWKTQQEQRQKLNHEFSQQFLTLFQQWDVDVQKSEEQEEKLANMLRQQQKVFQQARIVQSQRLKTIKQLYEQFLKSMEELEKSNENLLAGAQNELRKEMAMLQKKIMMDTQQQEMATVRKSLQSMLF, from the exons ATGGCACCATCTGGAAGAAAGCATGGAGGAAAAGCTGGTAAACCAGCACAAGAAGATCAGACCATAACTACTTATGACTttgaggaggaaaggaaagaactgAGTGGGTCAGAGGAGGATATTAGAGAAG GTGACACACCAGTAATAGACaagcatggaaagaaaagacCTCTGGTGACTACTCATGCTCCAGATGATGTGGG GGGTGAAGTACAGAATATGTTGGAGAGATTTGGAG CTGACATTAACAAGGCTCTCTTAGCTAAGAGGAAAAGATTAGAAATGTATACAAAAGCCTCACTCAAAACCAGTAACCAGAAGATTGAACACGTTTGGAAAACGCAGCAGGAGCAAAG GCAGAAGCTCAACCATGAGTTCTCCCAGCAGTTCCTGACTTTATTTCAGCAGTGGGATGTCGATGTGCAAAAgtcagaggagcaggaagaaaaactaGCG aataTGCTTCGTCAGCAACAAAAAGTTTTTCAGCAGGCAAGAATAGTCCAAAGTCAGAGACTGAAAACCATTAAGCAACTCTATGAGCAATTcttaaag AGCAtggaagagctggagaagagcaATGAAAATCTTCTGGCTGGTGCCCAAAATGAACTTCGCAAGGAAATGGCAATGTTGCAGAAGAAGATTATGATGGACACT caacagcaggagaTGGCAACTGTTCGCAAGTCTCTTCAGTCCATGTTATTCTGA
- the SYCP3 gene encoding synaptonemal complex protein 3 isoform X2: MAPSGRKHGGKAGKPAQEDQTITTYDFEEERKELSGSEEDIREGDTPVIDKHGKKRPLVTTHAPDDVGGEVQNMLERFGADINKALLAKRKRLEMYTKASLKTSNQKIEHVWKTQQEQRQKLNHEFSQQFLTLFQQWDVDVQKSEEQEEKLASMEELEKSNENLLAGAQNELRKEMAMLQKKIMMDTQQQEMATVRKSLQSMLF, encoded by the exons ATGGCACCATCTGGAAGAAAGCATGGAGGAAAAGCTGGTAAACCAGCACAAGAAGATCAGACCATAACTACTTATGACTttgaggaggaaaggaaagaactgAGTGGGTCAGAGGAGGATATTAGAGAAG GTGACACACCAGTAATAGACaagcatggaaagaaaagacCTCTGGTGACTACTCATGCTCCAGATGATGTGGG GGGTGAAGTACAGAATATGTTGGAGAGATTTGGAG CTGACATTAACAAGGCTCTCTTAGCTAAGAGGAAAAGATTAGAAATGTATACAAAAGCCTCACTCAAAACCAGTAACCAGAAGATTGAACACGTTTGGAAAACGCAGCAGGAGCAAAG GCAGAAGCTCAACCATGAGTTCTCCCAGCAGTTCCTGACTTTATTTCAGCAGTGGGATGTCGATGTGCAAAAgtcagaggagcaggaagaaaaactaGCG AGCAtggaagagctggagaagagcaATGAAAATCTTCTGGCTGGTGCCCAAAATGAACTTCGCAAGGAAATGGCAATGTTGCAGAAGAAGATTATGATGGACACT caacagcaggagaTGGCAACTGTTCGCAAGTCTCTTCAGTCCATGTTATTCTGA